Genomic segment of Salvia hispanica cultivar TCC Black 2014 chromosome 2, UniMelb_Shisp_WGS_1.0, whole genome shotgun sequence:
TTTTGAAGAATTGTCACACTCCACAAATTTCTAAGCACCACGTGCGCATCTATTCATTACATATAAAATTCTGTCTTTTGATTATTCTATTACACTATAGTctataatatatgtatgtgaTGTGACAAATATTGCTGAAGTTACACATAGAACAAATTAGTAATCCTAGATCTGAAAGATGAAATTACGTGAAAAAGTTATTCTAGAACTTACTTAACTAATGCATTGCCTGAAAACAAGGGGATGTAATAATATAGTCTTTAGAGAGGTCGATTATATGAAGACACATGCGAAATGGTGTACCCCATTTTTTTCAACAACTACATTCtaaattaaccaaatttattaggttccatttccatttttttctcctaGATTATGTGCTGTGTGACACTAGGGTGCATGTGATGTACTTTAATTACGCTACCAATATTAATACAAAAGGttattttgagaattttttgTCTTGAAAATCGAGTAGCCAATACATTGGATTGGACATtggaaaaaacaaagaaaaaaataaaataattgcgTTGTCCTATTACATGCTCTGGCAATGTGCAACACAGCTCAAGCCATGAAAAACGATAAAATTGTTCATGTGATTTTTTGAGAGTACAATACGTTAGTCTTGAGCAATTTTAGGTCATTCTCATTCGTTACGCCCGattcgtattttattttatcaatacaTGCTTTCCATATATGCTGTCAGCGACTTAAATTAGAGAAACTAATAATGCAGGATGCAATAAAATACGACGTGAAAAatagaagataaaataaagtaaaatagagtAAGAGTCGCTAAGCTAAGAAGTTAATCTCGCTTGTAATAGGACAACCAGACAAATTATCAGTAACATGTAAtggaacagagagagtattattttaccaAATGAAGCCCAAATTGGAAGTTTTGAATAAATAGGCCAAGACACAATGCTCCAAAATCAGAACTTTTTTAACAAGTCTAAGTTACAAAAATGTTTCTTGGATTGAATACAGACAGTTCTATAGGAAATTAGGCCAACACAATTCAGATTTCAAGACCTGTTGTGGAGAAATAAGTTTTGGCACAAAACTCTTTTAACGACATTTTTCTTGTAACAATGTACACAAAACTAACCCACTCAGGGAAGAGGTGACGCGTAATTGTAAATAGATGCATTCGATGGGCACCCGGTTGAACTGGTGCTGTGCCGATTACAAGGATGCTTCTTTTCTGTGAAAATTAACACGCGTATCAAGGTCAAGTGTCGGGCAGTTGCCTCACAAGCCACGGGGGAAGTTGTTGATCTGACCCTCCTCGAGAACGTCTTTGTTGTTCGCCTTGTAATTTATTCTCATACGCATAACAAGAGATTTCTGAAAGCCAAAGCATTCATGCTCAGAATGGAGGAAAACATACATGTCAAAACTATTCATCGGATgattttaaagaaaacaatatgAGCGCACATACCTTGCCGTGTTGGCTGTTTGAAACCCGCAATGTCTGTGTGATAGATCCGCCACCACTCGCAGGAAGAGTATTGCTGCTGGCAGGATCCAAGTGCAACTGAAGAAACTGCAAGGACATGCAAGAACATTATTTAGGTTCTCCCGAGTGTTGGGACACGAGAAAGGAGTCAGGATGATGGTGCCCTTAAATTACCTTGGGAACTGCCGCCTGGAATACAAAATTTGAGTAGATATTGGGTGACTTGTTCGTAAACTGAGCCTCGATCAGTGTGGTTTGTTGGCTGCTAGGATTCTTTGAGAAGTTGAAAGTTACTTTCAGGGAGCTGCTCTCGAATGCAACAATTGATGGATAGGTTGGGGCGTCAGTTACTGCAACTAAAGTACCAGTGTGAGAAATCTATCAAGAAGGTAGTAAGTAGTCAATGCAGATATAAAACGATGATATATTACCAGGTACAGATGGGGCGGCTCCAAAACCATCCAACAAATCCATCATTGATGAGCTTCCAGCAGGGGTGGAAGCTTTTACTGAAGGTTGGGGTGTCAGCGATTTCCCCAAAAGATCACCAGCACTTTGTTTATCTTGACTTGTGGACAAAATATCGAGTGCGGACGAGTTACTTAGGGCTGGAGGATCTCCAATTGACAGAAGGTCCAGCAACATATCTGTACCACTTTGCTTTGTCTGGTTGGTTcctgaaatgtcaacatgaaACAACAAATAAGGTTTACCCTGAATTAGTAAAGGAATGTTGTGACATTAAAATTGCTCACCTAGactacaaactctaacaaagCAAAACTAGTGCAGATACAAATCAACTTATATGAACCATCCGCATTTCAATTGAATCATTAATACAAGCAAACAACAACTTAAGTCAAATCAACCTTGTGAAGGCGCTGGGGACATATCAACTCCAAGTAGATCATGAAGAAAATCTCCACCAGCAGAGACAGTGGTTGGAACATCATCAGAACTAAGATCAAGTAAATCGACTAGAGGAGGTGCAGGTTTGGCAACCCCATTAGGAATTTTCGGTGGAGCTCCTTGTGAAGTTGAAACTGCATTTGGCACAGAGCCAGCTCTCCTCCCACTGAAAGTTGCCTCATCAAGTACTGGCATCCTTTCTACCAAGGCAGACCTGAAGAAATGCATGTAGCGTCATAGAACCACGTAACTAAAGAACCGTAGGTGGAGGATGTAGATACTCAAAACTAGTCTAACTTTACCTGATTTTCTCATGCTTCCCTATAATAGAATTGAACTCAATTGCTCTCTGTTGCAGTTCAAGCACAAGGCTCCGTTTATGACAATGAATAATGTCGCTTATCCTCCTGTGACAAATTAGGAATGGTTCCTTGCTTGAGTAAGGAAATTATAGATATAATTGTATCGAAACATGCTATCACATACGAGTGTTAACAGCAATATGTCCAGacaaatataaacatttttgCTTTCAAGCCGGTAAAACAGGGAAGTAGAACAAGCACATTATGGGAGACATTTGTGTTAGCAGTCAATGATTACTGCAGAAGTTCTCAGCAGGTGGGAACATGCGGTCCTAAGTGATAGATATCAATATTTTACAGTGGAATGATGGCAACATACTTTGATAAGGAAGGGAAACGACTTGATAGCTTTAACAAAGCAATCAAACACATAGCTCGAGTTGTGAGATCGGAAGAATCACGTCCAATTGCAGTTTCTACAACATTAACAGCATCAGCCTCTGTTACCTGTTCCAGATAAGAGTTAAATTATTGCAGCCTTTTACTTATCCCTAATTCCCAATGAAgtttagagaaataaaaaattccatTAGTATCAAAAAGGGTAAGAACCTTGGGAGGGCAAGGGGCgggggagggggggggggtgAGAGGGAATGAAATATGAAGTAAGGAGTAAAAAATCTCAGACTCACAGTTATTGGGTCCTCTATATCAAGCATTCCAGCATTACTAATCAGCAGGTCTGCATATTCTCCAACACACCAAACAGCTACACGAAGAAGAGTTTCCTGGAAGTGATAGCACAATTTTAAGAAACAAGTGGACAAGTACAGTAGAAACTATTATAGTTAATAACCTTCCTCAGCTAGGGCATACCTGTTCAGTTGTCGTCTGTACAGCCTTGTACAGCGATCTTACTGTGTAACCATGGAGATTGGGAGCATTAGTAATTACAACAATAAGGGCATGCCACACATCATCCTTCACATAATTTCCAGCCTGCACGCCATATCATAAAAGTGCAATCATTAGTGAAAAGGTCCGCAGCAAACTTTTTACTGGCAAGTGACAATACATATTATACACCAAAGCACACTTCTACAGCTCTTCATGGGATAGGAGTAGGACAGACATTACTCTCAtgcatttttagtaaaaattataatatagcttatatttaaaaaaccCGACATGGTGGCATGTGGGATTAAGTGAtgatattctaaataaaatagtattaattgCAAACAGCATTTAGGTAAATGCCATTGGTTATGTTTTCGGAGTTTGTGGGGAAAAGTTGTTTGGAGAAAACCTCATATATGATCCAgtaataagaaaaatgcacCAGCAAATGGAAATGTGATTGGTTGTACTTTGGGAAATATAATTGGGTAAGGAAACCCATGGGAGTTCCAAAACTGATCAACTATAAGAGTACAATCATAAAGATTGTAGACATTTTTTGAGTGACAGAAGTAATATCATAATTGGAGTTAGCAAATCTTCATGACCATTCAGTTTTCTCTTATGCCAAGAGTGGTTAGAGAATTTTAGCTCCCACAATACCAGCTAAAGTTCTATCATGTGCTGAAGCTATGAATGTTCAGTTGTATACATTTTGGAGCAATAAGCACAAGGTATTAACCCTTAACGTAATGTATGTTCACCACAACCAGATCATTtgtaattaatactccctccatccccaaataatatgcactttgggttcggcacaggttttaatgtaaaattggtaaagtgagagagaggtagagagaaaaagtaaataaagtattgttagtggaaaatgggtcccacctcattagagagaagactttacaaaattagaaagtgcatattattgtgggacggactaaaaaggaaagagcacatattcttgtgggccagagggagtataacttttCACAATCCTGTTTGCATCAAGACACAggaaattatgttcttaaatgcATGATGCACCACACATCCTAACTACAAATTTTCGATATCTAGATCTTGCAAAGGTGATGCTACTCCAGCTATATCAAAGAATAACAAAAAGATGAGCTGCATGGCATTTCTTCTTTATGTATACTAGCATTGCATGAACCATAAGACATGCACTATCAGTAAGTACACTAACAATAGTAGTACAAGATATCTTTGTTAACtaccaaaaacaaattgatGGCCAAGTCCAGTATTAAGAGAAACCCCAGAAAGTATTAGTAGGCATACCTCTGATAGGACCTTCAGCATCTGATCAATGTACCATATTTTCTCAGGGGAAAACCTGGAGCACCACACAGATGATTCATGATATAAAGCTAGGAATAACTGCATTGAACTAGAAGATATTTTA
This window contains:
- the LOC125205967 gene encoding AP-1 complex subunit gamma-2-like isoform X1 — its product is MNPFSSGTRMRDMIRAIRACKTAAEERAVVRKECAAIRAAISENDQDYSHRNLAKLMFIHMLGYPTHFGQMECLKLIATAGFPEKRIGYLGLMLLLDERQEVLMLVTNSIKQDLNHTNQYIVGLALCALGNLGSAEMARDLAPDVERLLQFRDPNIRKKAALCTIRIIKKVPDLAENFIKPAAALLKEKHHGVLITGVQLCTDLCRVSEEALEYFKKKSIDGLVKLLRDLTNSPYAPEYDISGITDPFLHVRLLKLLRVLGEGDAEASDSMNDLLAQVATKTESNKNAGNAILYECVAAIMSIEDNGGLRVLAVNILGRFLSSRDNNIRYVALNMLMKAMALDSQAVQRHRATILECVKDPDASIRKRALELVYLLVNENNVKQMTKDLVDYLEVSDPEFKGDLSAKICSIVEKFSPEKIWYIDQMLKVLSEAGNYVKDDVWHALIVVITNAPNLHGYTVRSLYKAVQTTTEQETLLRVAVWCVGEYADLLISNAGMLDIEDPITVTEADAVNVVETAIGRDSSDLTTRAMCLIALLKLSSRFPSLSKRISDIIHCHKRSLVLELQQRAIEFNSIIGKHEKIRSALVERMPVLDEATFSGRRAGSVPNAVSTSQGAPPKIPNGVAKPAPPLVDLLDLSSDDVPTTVSAGGDFLHDLLGVDMSPAPSQGTNQTKQSGTDMLLDLLSIGDPPALSNSSALDILSTSQDKQSAGDLLGKSLTPQPSVKASTPAGSSSMMDLLDGFGAAPSVPVAVTDAPTYPSIVAFESSSLKVTFNFSKNPSSQQTTLIEAQFTNKSPNIYSNFVFQAAVPKFLQLHLDPASSNTLPASGGGSITQTLRVSNSQHGKKSLVMRMRINYKANNKDVLEEGQINNFPRGL
- the LOC125205967 gene encoding AP-1 complex subunit gamma-2-like isoform X2; this encodes MNPFSSGTRMRDMIRAIRACKTAAEERAVVRKECAAIRAAISENDQDYSHRNLAKLMFIHMLGYPTHFGQMECLKLIATAGFPEKRIGYLGLMLLLDERQEVLMLVTNSIKQDLNHTNQYIVGLALCALGNLGSAEMARDLAPDVERLLQFRDPNIRKKAALCTIRIIKKVPDLAENFIKPAAALLKEKHHGVLITGVQLCTDLCRVSEEALEYFKKKSIDGLVKLLRDLTNSPYAPEYDISGITDPFLHVRLLKLLRVLGEGDAEASDSMNDLLAQVATKTESNKNAGNAILYECVAAIMSIEDNGGLRVLAVNILGRFLSSRDNNIRYVALNMLMKAMALDSQAVQRHRATILECVKDPDASIRKRALELVYLLVNENNVKQMTKDLVDYLEVSDPEFKGDLSAKICSIVEKFSPEKIWYIDQMLKVLSEAGNYVKDDVWHALIVVITNAPNLHGYTVRSLYKAVQTTTEQETLLRVAVWCVGEYADLLISNAGMLDIEDPITVTEADAVNVVETAIGRDSSDLTTRAMCLIALLKLSSRFPSLSKRISDIIHCHKRSLVLELQQRAIEFNSIIGKHEKIRSALVERMPVLDEATFSGRRAGSVPNAVSTSQGAPPKIPNGVAKPAPPLVDLLDLSSDDVPTTVSAGGDFLHDLLGVDMSPAPSQGTNQTKQSGTDMLLDLLSIGDPPALSNSSALDILSTSQDKQSAGDLLGKSLTPQPSVKASTPAGSSSMMDLLDGFGAAPSVPVTDAPTYPSIVAFESSSLKVTFNFSKNPSSQQTTLIEAQFTNKSPNIYSNFVFQAAVPKFLQLHLDPASSNTLPASGGGSITQTLRVSNSQHGKKSLVMRMRINYKANNKDVLEEGQINNFPRGL